TGAAAGAGGCTATGAAATTGGCAGCCATACACATACACACCAACTTGCACATGAGCAGGATAGAAAAACATTTTACAATGATGTAGAGAAATCTATAAAAACTATTGAAGATGTAATCGGTAAAAAAGTGGAGCTGTTTAGAGCACCTGGTTTTTCTATTACCGAAGACAATAAATGGGCTTTTGAAGCGCTGTACGAATTAGGTATTACTACAGATTCGTCCGTGTTCCCTATTGATCACGCTCATGGTGGATTACGAGGCTACCCTTCAAATATACCATCGCTCATTAAATATAATGGGATCACCTTAAAAGAATTTCCAATAAATGCGAAATCTGTAATAGGTAAACAAATGGTTTTTTCCGGTGGGGGCTATTTTAGATTATTACCGTATTCTTTCATTAAAAAGGCAACATTAAAATCGGATTATGTCATGGGCTATTTTCATCCTAGGGATTTTGATTTTACCCAGCCAGTATTGCAAGATTTATCTTCTGTTAGGCGGTTTAAATCGTATGTAGGCTTAAAAACGTGTGAGCCTAAACTGGAAAAATGGCTTGGCGAATTCAATTTTGTAGATATAGCCACAGCTGCGGAACAAATTAATTGGAACGAAAGAAAAGTATCTGTTTTAGATTAAATACTATGAAAAAAATTACTCTTATTGCTGGCGCAAGGCCAAATTTCATGAAAATTGCCCCTATTATTCATGCCATTAAAGCTGCACAAGCAAATGGCAAGGAAATAGCGTATCGTTTGGTACACACAGGGCAACATTATGATAAGAAAATGTCCGGCGATTTTTTTGAACAATTGGATATACCTACACCAGATAAAAACCTAGGTGCAGGCGGTGGTTCCCAATCAGAGCAAACGGCTAGTATAATGCTAGGTTTTGAAAAAGAACTTTTAGAAAATCCGGCAGATTTGGTAATTGTTGTTGGTGATGTAACTTCTACTATGGCATGCGCTATTGTCGCTCAAAAGTTACATACAAAAGTAGCCCATGTTGAAGGCGGAATACGGTCTAATGACTGGACCATGCCCGAAGAGATTAATAGATTGGTGACAGACGCGATCACCAATTATTTCTTTACAACGTCTAAAGTGGCTAATGAAAATTTAATTAAAAGTGGTGTTAAACAAGAACAGATTTTTTATGTGGGTAATACCATGATAGATACTTTAATGAAGCAACGCCCTCGCTTTAATAAGCCAGAAATTTGGGACGAGCTTCAACTTAAAGAAAAGGAATACATGGTTATGACCCTTCATAGGCCTGCCAATGTAGACCAAGAAGAACAGATAAAATCTTTAATGGATGAAATTATCGCACATTCTAAAGAGGTGCCTTTAATTTTTCCAGTTCACCCACGTACAGCTAAAATTTTAAATAGTCTACAAATTAGTCACCCAAGATTACACATGGTAGAACCATTAGGCTATTTGGAATTTAACTATTTGGTAGAAAAAAGTAAAGCCGTAATTACAGATTCTGGCGGAATTACGGAAGAAACTACCGTAATGGGAATTCCTTGTATGACCCTTCGCGATAATACGGAAAGACCGGAAACGATCACCGAAGGTACTAATGAACTTTTAGGAACCGACCCTAAAGCTATTGAGCCGGCAATGAAACTACTTTTTAGCGGTAATTGGAAAACAGGTAGCATTCCTCATTTGTGGGATGGCAACACGGCTACGCGTATTGTCGATGAAATATTGAAGTTGAAAGAAATATAAGTAAATAAAATCCTGTAATTACTATCATTGCAGGGAGTTATAGACATATTTAGGTCTAAAAATATACTAAATACTGTAAAAAATAGGTTTACATAAATAGGTAAACATACTAGTTGAATAATATTGAATTTTCTCATGAACGAAAAAACATACGTATTAGATTTTGAAGAGGAAAAAGAATCGTACGATTTAAACGAAACCGTATCTAGGTATTTGAGATATTGGCCTTGGTATTTGGGTATGGTAGTGTTATTTACCGCTATTGCTTTTACCTATTTAAAATTGGCTCCCGTTATCTATAAAACAGAAGCCAAAGTTAAAATACTAGAAGATGCCATGAAAACTAGCGTGGTTAAAGATGTTATTTCTATAGCCAACGCAAATCCAAACAACAGACTTTTAGATATTCAAAATCAGATAAAGGTGATACAGTCGTATCGCCTATTAAACAATGTGGTGGATGAACTTCATTTAGATGTAGAGTATTTCGAAAAATCCCAATTCATCTATACCCAAGTTTGGGAGCCACCATTTATTGTACGGAAAAATATTTCTGAAGACAAGATTACCGAGCCTATGAAATATGAGGTAAAGTTAACCGATGTTGGTTTTAATGTTGTGGATAGCGAGGGAGTTAATACCGTTGTTCCTTATGATGCCGCTAATACTTCTGTGTACTACCTGCCCTTTAAAATTGAGCTTGTAGAAGCGATTAATACGATCGATAACTATAAGAATGTTACCTATAAGGTGGTGATGGATTCTAAAATAAAAACGTCGTTAAAATTAGCGAAGAAGCTAACTATTATTACCGAAGCCAATAGTGAGGTTTTAAATTTATCATTATTAGGGGAAAGCAAAGAGCGTTCGGAAGAGGTGTTGAATTCAATTATTAATAACTTTAACCAAGATGGTATTTTAGACAGACAATTGGTGTCTAGAAGAACATTAGAGGTTATTGAGAAACGTTTTGTGTACTTATCGCAAGAGTTGGACTCTATTGAAGCGGGCAAACAAAACTTTAAGCAAGCTCAAAATATTTCGTATATCCAGTCAGATGCTGGGGTTAACCTTCAAAGAAAAACCGATGCCGAAA
The genomic region above belongs to Maribacter hydrothermalis and contains:
- a CDS encoding polysaccharide deacetylase family protein, translating into MNILTFDIEEWFHLLDHPTTKTEQQWCTYESRIHKNMETIFGILERQQVSASFFVVGWIAEKYPEIVRKIHERGYEIGSHTHTHQLAHEQDRKTFYNDVEKSIKTIEDVIGKKVELFRAPGFSITEDNKWAFEALYELGITTDSSVFPIDHAHGGLRGYPSNIPSLIKYNGITLKEFPINAKSVIGKQMVFSGGGYFRLLPYSFIKKATLKSDYVMGYFHPRDFDFTQPVLQDLSSVRRFKSYVGLKTCEPKLEKWLGEFNFVDIATAAEQINWNERKVSVLD
- the wecB gene encoding non-hydrolyzing UDP-N-acetylglucosamine 2-epimerase, encoding MKKITLIAGARPNFMKIAPIIHAIKAAQANGKEIAYRLVHTGQHYDKKMSGDFFEQLDIPTPDKNLGAGGGSQSEQTASIMLGFEKELLENPADLVIVVGDVTSTMACAIVAQKLHTKVAHVEGGIRSNDWTMPEEINRLVTDAITNYFFTTSKVANENLIKSGVKQEQIFYVGNTMIDTLMKQRPRFNKPEIWDELQLKEKEYMVMTLHRPANVDQEEQIKSLMDEIIAHSKEVPLIFPVHPRTAKILNSLQISHPRLHMVEPLGYLEFNYLVEKSKAVITDSGGITEETTVMGIPCMTLRDNTERPETITEGTNELLGTDPKAIEPAMKLLFSGNWKTGSIPHLWDGNTATRIVDEILKLKEI